One stretch of Harmonia axyridis chromosome 1, icHarAxyr1.1, whole genome shotgun sequence DNA includes these proteins:
- the LOC123671392 gene encoding protein polybromo-1 isoform X3, which produces MSKRRRTSSIASRGHEEDSLDSLEASTSSGPTMRKRSKKQDPMELCQQLYDTIRTHKKEDGTLLCDSFIRVPKRRQEPGYYEVVTNPMDLLKVQQKLKTDEYEDIDDLQNDIELIVSNTKAFYKKNSQEHRDALDLWSLFLSNKNRLLNFKEEEVEVKTRYARSKKRSLPEKMDIDHSEDTSESSANLDEEVSVYEELFTAVMTATDSDNKPLHTVFQLLPSKKKYPEYYEHIDNPIDLKMIAQMIQNNDYLNLGELEKDLILMTNNACLFNEPGSQIYKNAKALKKIIQSKKIEVEHAKSATGKSSERIRNKRLRGSTCLSAVTAALRDEESDTEMEPEESLEDEQARDPADAENPQWILFDTIKNATNNTGQNMSEPFWKLPSKRFYADYYKEIKNPLSLTQIRKKLQNKQYGTLSEVAGDMTIMFENAKKYNVPSSKLYKDAVKLQKIMQGKVQELLDINQDTDSEIESEEKTRRKPGPKPKNPPPVITPTRGRLPKDTLPLKKKLHAIAKHLLDFSCEDGRQPMLGFMEKPSKKLYPDYYEVIQEPIDYMEIESKIKADQYSSESDLVKDFKLMFANCRQYNEENSPIYEDSNILEKYLLDKVAQTVIVTPEKKEKAVVKTVRPRKINPPIDKNLRMLYDTIRDYREPKANRQLALIFMKLPSKNDYPDYYEVIKNPMDMEKIAQKLKTSCYDSVDDLASDFILTFDNACKYNEPDSQIYKDALVLQRVCLQTKLQLKESDENVPDVQAAVNDILLNLFTNVYNHQDVDERCYSDSLAELPEHDEIDGKKVRALSMDLIKRRLDKGLYKRLDVFQDDFFACLDRARRLSRTDSQVFEDSVEMQSFFIKQRDELCKHGELLQSTALNYTLADLTSAVEALKQSKLLQESLEEETETRSSDDSIIKETTNMSMGESMTCNQQTYKVGEFVYMESKEKGCEPHILLIERLWSNNGQQMLYGNFYLRPAETYHLTTRKFLEKEVFKSDCHVATPLEDVKDRCCVLSVKQYFTMKPEGYEEKDIYVCESRYSTKARCFKKIKIFPENPNLKLVPREVPLEPKRVVSVFRERVEKHKDELAELQEQERLIEKEKPNVVTFADVEMDNGNTYYEQYNTVCSGVVKTGDFVYVAADGGKQMIAQICSIWDTPDGKCYFRGPWFVTPSEIPHHPSKTFYKQEMFLSSMEDTHPIVGIVGRCSVLDYNDYISCRPTEIPENDVFVCTSIYDEMTRQTRKLLADGLKKVAHSPQVTEDEVYYFTRIISPPRATAVATPTIVETVKPAVTPMEVDPMTPQQVTKLTDMDILIEDSMDGGPPSVGSGEMAPATPVSSSVTATPLTSKKKPQKNKVVTGYILYSREYRKQIVQNNPESKFGEISRIVGVEWRSLPAHEKQMWEEKASKMNEETKANLLLEEQCASPAASPAPAPPNPDMVYECQWDKCDFQFEELSDCLEHCVKDRESQGHVQAYFQANPDAELQCQWKTCLRHNKKNLQPFPNLARLVRHVRDMHINKGNGRVVPPSERSKNFIGNHRAMPVLQPAVQPTPEVVSATSTPPAASPPVPQKQQEPIFISVPPRPQRVLHSEAYIKYIEGLQVDNKFISPWEKVLHANQENTPVPDAEKLQNVTTWLGKKADQQENVVSALWALRNQLMKDTLGLYKRYT; this is translated from the exons ATGAGTAAAAGACGAAGGACTAGCTCTATAGCTAGTAGAGGACACGAGGAAGATTCCCTTGATAGTTTAGAAGCTTCTACAAGTAGTGGTCCCACTATGAGAAAAAGGAGCAAAAAGCAGGATCCA atGGAACTATGTCAACAATTGTATGATACTATAAGAACCCACAAAAAAGAGGATGGAACTCTTTTATGCGATTCTTTCATTCGAGTTCCGAAGAGACGACAAGAACCTGGTTATTATGAAGTAGTTACAAATCCCATGGATTTACTGAAAgttcaacaaaaattgaaaacagaCGAGTATGAAGATATTGACGATTTACAAAACGACATAGAATTGATAGTAAGCAATACCAAAGCtttttataagaaaaattcacagGAACACAGGGATGCCTTGGATTTGTGGTCTTTATTCCTATCAAATAAAAACAG GCTGCTGAATTTTAAAGAAGAGGAGGTCGAGGTCAAAACAAGATATGCTCGTTCAAAAAAAAGATCCCTTCCTGAAAAAATGGACATTGATCATTCCGAAGATACATCTGAAAGTTCTGCTAATCTTGATGAAGAAGTCAGTGTATATGAGGAACTTTTCACTGCTGTTATGACAGCTACAGATTCGGATAACAAACCGTTACATACAGTATTTCAACTTCTACCTTCGAAAAAGAAATACCCTGAATATTACGAACATATAGATAACCCAATAGATCTGAAGATGATCGCCCAAATGATCCAGAACAACGATTATTTAAATCTGGGCGAATTGGAGAAAGATTTGATTTTGATGACAAATAATGCATGTCTCTTCAATGAACCCGGTTCCCAAATTTACAAGAACGCTAAGGCATTGAAAAAG ATCATACAAAGTAAAAAGATCGAAGTGGAACATGCAAAATCTGCCACAGGAAAAAGTAGTGAACGGATCAGAAATAAACGTCTTCGTGGCAGCACCTGTCTTTCTGCAGTGACAGCAGCTCTGAGAGACGAAGAATCTGATACAGAAATGGAACCTGAGGAATCCTTAGAGGACGAG CAAGCAAGAGACCCTgccgatgcagaaaaccctcaGTGGATCCTCTTCGACACTATCAAGAATGCCACAAATAACACAGGTCAAAATATGAGTGAACCATTTTGGAAGTTGCCCAGTAAAAGGTTCTATGCCGATTATTACAAAGAAATAAAGAATCCTTTATCTTTGACCCAAATCAGAAAGAAGTTGCAAAATAAGCAATATGGAACTTTGAGCGAAGTAGCTGGAGACATGACTATCATGTTTGAGAACGCCAAAAAGTACAATGTTCCAAGTTCGAAGCTGTATAAG GATGCAGTAAAACTACAAAAGATCATGCAGGGCAAAGTACAAGAACTACTTGATATAAATCAG gaTACAGACAGTGAGATTGAAAGTGAAGAGAAAACCAGAAGAAAGCCTGGTCCTAAGCCTAAGAACCCGCCACCTGTCATTACCCCCACCAGGGGAAGACTACCTAAAGATACTCTTCCTCTAAAAAAGAAGCTTCACGCTATCGCCAAACATCTGCTGGATTTCTCT TGTGAAGATGGCAGACAACCGATGCTCGGTTTCATGGAAAAACCATCGAAGAAATTGTATCCGGATTATTACGAAGTGATCCAGGAACCCATAGATTACATGGAGATCGAATCAAAGATAAAGGCCGATCAGTATAGTTCGGAATCTGATCTGGTGAAAGACTTCAAGTTGATGTTTGCAAACTGTCGCCAGTACAACGAGGAAAATTCACCCATCTATGAAGATTCGAATATTCTGGAGAAGTATCTTTTGGACAAGGTGGCTCAGACAGTTATCGTTACTCCAGAGAAGAAGGAGAAGGCTGTAGTCAAGAC GGTACGACCAAGAAAAATCAATCCTCCAATCGACAAGAATTTGAGGATGTTGTATGATACAATAAGGGATTATAGGGAACCCAAGGCTAATAGACAGCTTGCTttgattttcatgaaattgcCGTCTAAAAAT GATTACCCCGATTACTACGAGGTGATCAAGAACCCGATGGACATGGAGAAGATAGCGCAAAAGCTGAAGACTAGCTGTTACGATTCCGTGGACGATCTGGCCTCTGATTTCATCCTCACGTTCGACAACGCCTGTAAGTACAACGAACCTGACTCGCAGATCTACAAGGACGCGTTGGTCCTTCAGCGGGTGTGCCTCCAAACCAAGCTGCAGCTGAAGGAGAGCGATGAAAATGTACCCGACGTTCAAGCCGCAGTCAACGACATCCTCCTCAACCTGTTCACGAACGTTTACAACCACCAGGATGTTGACGAGAGGTGCTACTCTGATTCCTTGGCGGAGCTGCCAGAACACGATGAAATAGACGGGAAAAA AGTACGCGCCCTCTCGATGGACCTGATAAAGAGACGGCTGGACAAGGGACTGTACAAGAGGCTGGACGTCTTCCAGGACGACTTCTTCGCCTGTCTAGACCGAGCGCGGAGGCTCTCAAGAACCGACTCCCAGGTGTTCGAGGATTCGGTCGAGATGCAGAGCTTCTTCATCAAGCAGAGGGACGAGCTGTGCAAGCACGGCGAGCTGCTGCAGTCCACGGCCTTGAACTACACCCTGGCGGATCTGACGTCCGCCGTCGAGGCGCTGAAGCAGAGCAAGCTGCTCCAGGAGTCGCTGGAAGAGGAGACGGAGACCAGAAGCTCGGACGATTCGATAATAAAGGAGACCACGAACATGAGCATGGGGGAGTCCATGACGTGCAACCAGCAGACGTACAAGGTTGGGGAGTTTGTCTACATGGAATCCAAGGAGAAAG GCTGCGAACCCCATATTTTACTAATCGAGAGGCTGTGGAGCAATAACGGTCAACAGATGTTGTATGGGAACTTTTATCTGAGACCAGCAGAAACATATCATCTGACCACTAGGAAGTTTTTGGAGAAGGAGGTGTTCAAATCTGATTGTCATGTGGCAACGCCCTTGGAAGACGTTAAAGATAGATGTTGTGTATTGAGTGTCAAACAGTATTTCACCATGAAACCAGAAG GTTACGAAGAGAAGGACATCTACGTTTGCGAATCCAGATACTCCACTAAAGCGAGATGCTTCAAGAAGATCAAAATATTCCCGGAGAATCCCAACTTAAAACTGGTCCCTAGGGAAGTGCCTCTGGAACCTAAAAGGGTCGTTTCCGTGTTCAGAGAAAGAGTTGAGAAACACAAGGACGAATTGGCCGAATTACAAGAACAGGAAAGGCTAATCGAAAAGGAGAAACCT AATGTGGTGACCTTCGCCGATGTGGAGATGGATAACGGAAACACCTACTACGAACAGTATAACACAGTGTGCAGCGGTGTGGTGAAGACTGGTGACTTCGTTTATGTGGCTGCTGACGGTGGCAAACAGATGATAGCTCAGATTTGCAGTATTTGGGATACGCCAGA CGGCAAGTGCTACTTCCGCGGCCCCTGGTTCGTCACCCCCTCGGAGATACCCCACCATCCGAGCAAGACCTTCTACAAGCAGGAGATGTTCCTCTCCTCCATGGAGGACACCCACCCCATCGTGGGCATAGTGGGCCGTTGCTCGGTCCTCGACTACAACGACTACATCTCCTGCCGGCCGACGGAGATACCGGAAAACGACGTCTTCGTCTGCACCTCCATCTACGACGAGATGACCAGGCAGACGCGGAAGCTGCTAGCCGACGGCCTGAAGAAGGTGGCGCACAGCCCCCAGGTGACGGAGGACGAGGTGTACTACTTCACGCGCATCATAAGCCCGCCCCGAGCGACGGCGGTGGCCACGCCCACCATCGTGGAGACGGTCAAACCGGCGGTCACGCCCATGGAGGTGGATCCGATGACGCCCCAGCAGGTGACAAAGCTGACAGACATGGACATCCTGATCGAGGACTCGATGGACGGCGGACCGCCATCGGTTGGGTCTGGCGAGATGGCGCCAGCGACGCCGGTGTCTAGCAGCGTGACGGCAACACCGCTGACGTCGAAGAAG AAACCCCAGAAGAACAAGGTGGTAACCGGCTACATCCTCTACTCGAGAGAGTACAGAAAGCAGATCGTGCAGAACAACCCAGAGTCTAAGTTCGGCGAGATCAGTCGCATAGTGGGCGTGGAATGGAGATCTTTGCCCGCCCACGAGAAGCAGATGTGGGAGGAGAAAGCTTCCAAGATGAACGAGGAGACCAAGGCCAATCTGCTGCTGGAAGAACAGTGCGCCAGTCCTGCTGCATCTCCTGCTCCTGCTCCGCCTAACCCAGACATG GTGTACGAGTGCCAATGGGACAAATGCGACTTCCAGTTCGAGGAATTGTCCGACTGTCTGGAACACTGCGTGAAGGACAGGGAGAGCCAGGGCCACGTGCAGGCCTACTTCCAGGCCAACCCCGATGCCGAGCTGCAGTGCCAGTGGAAGACCTGCCTGAGGCACAACAAGAAGAACCTGCAACCTTTTCCAAATCTAGCACGTCTAGTGCGACACGTCAGGGACATGCACATCAACAAAGGCAACGGAAGGGTGGTGCCACCTAGCGAGAGAAGCAA
- the LOC123671392 gene encoding protein polybromo-1 isoform X2 produces MSKRRRTSSIASRGHEEDSLDSLEASTSSGPTMRKRSKKQDPMELCQQLYDTIRTHKKEDGTLLCDSFIRVPKRRQEPGYYEVVTNPMDLLKVQQKLKTDEYEDIDDLQNDIELIVSNTKAFYKKNSQEHRDALDLWSLFLSNKNRLLNFKEEEVEVKTRYARSKKRSLPEKMDIDHSEDTSESSANLDEEVSVYEELFTAVMTATDSDNKPLHTVFQLLPSKKKYPEYYEHIDNPIDLKMIAQMIQNNDYLNLGELEKDLILMTNNACLFNEPGSQIYKNAKALKKIIQSKKIEVEHAKSATGKSSERIRNKRLRGSTCLSAVTAALRDEESDTEMEPEESLEDEQARDPADAENPQWILFDTIKNATNNTGQNMSEPFWKLPSKRFYADYYKEIKNPLSLTQIRKKLQNKQYGTLSEVAGDMTIMFENAKKYNVPSSKLYKDAVKLQKIMQGKVQELLDINQVKTRVTNKTLKDTDSEIESEEKTRRKPGPKPKNPPPVITPTRGRLPKDTLPLKKKLHAIAKHLLDFSCEDGRQPMLGFMEKPSKKLYPDYYEVIQEPIDYMEIESKIKADQYSSESDLVKDFKLMFANCRQYNEENSPIYEDSNILEKYLLDKVAQTVIVTPEKKEKAVVKTVRPRKINPPIDKNLRMLYDTIRDYREPKANRQLALIFMKLPSKNDYPDYYEVIKNPMDMEKIAQKLKTSCYDSVDDLASDFILTFDNACKYNEPDSQIYKDALVLQRVCLQTKLQLKESDENVPDVQAAVNDILLNLFTNVYNHQDVDERCYSDSLAELPEHDEIDGKKVRALSMDLIKRRLDKGLYKRLDVFQDDFFACLDRARRLSRTDSQVFEDSVEMQSFFIKQRDELCKHGELLQSTALNYTLADLTSAVEALKQSKLLQESLEEETETRSSDDSIIKETTNMSMGESMTCNQQTYKVGEFVYMESKEKGCEPHILLIERLWSNNGQQMLYGNFYLRPAETYHLTTRKFLEKEVFKSDCHVATPLEDVKDRCCVLSVKQYFTMKPEGYEEKDIYVCESRYSTKARCFKKIKIFPENPNLKLVPREVPLEPKRVVSVFRERVEKHKDELAELQEQERLIEKEKPNVVTFADVEMDNGNTYYEQYNTVCSGVVKTGDFVYVAADGGKQMIAQICSIWDTPDGKCYFRGPWFVTPSEIPHHPSKTFYKQEMFLSSMEDTHPIVGIVGRCSVLDYNDYISCRPTEIPENDVFVCTSIYDEMTRQTRKLLADGLKKVAHSPQVTEDEVYYFTRIISPPRATAVATPTIVETVKPAVTPMEVDPMTPQQVTKLTDMDILIEDSMDGGPPSVGSGEMAPATPVSSSVTATPLTSKKKPQKNKVVTGYILYSREYRKQIVQNNPESKFGEISRIVGVEWRSLPAHEKQMWEEKASKMNEETKANLLLEEQCASPAASPAPAPPNPDMVYECQWDKCDFQFEELSDCLEHCVKDRESQGHVQAYFQANPDAELQCQWKTCLRHNKKNLQPFPNLARLVRHVRDMHINKGNGRVVPPSERSKNFKPSSKPTSASRTTASTAQNPSTSTPPAASPPVPQKQQEPIFISVPPRPQRVLHSEAYIKYIEGLQVDNKFISPWEKVLHANQENTPVPDAEKLQNVTTWLGKKADQQENVVSALWALRNQLMKDTLGLYKRYT; encoded by the exons ATGAGTAAAAGACGAAGGACTAGCTCTATAGCTAGTAGAGGACACGAGGAAGATTCCCTTGATAGTTTAGAAGCTTCTACAAGTAGTGGTCCCACTATGAGAAAAAGGAGCAAAAAGCAGGATCCA atGGAACTATGTCAACAATTGTATGATACTATAAGAACCCACAAAAAAGAGGATGGAACTCTTTTATGCGATTCTTTCATTCGAGTTCCGAAGAGACGACAAGAACCTGGTTATTATGAAGTAGTTACAAATCCCATGGATTTACTGAAAgttcaacaaaaattgaaaacagaCGAGTATGAAGATATTGACGATTTACAAAACGACATAGAATTGATAGTAAGCAATACCAAAGCtttttataagaaaaattcacagGAACACAGGGATGCCTTGGATTTGTGGTCTTTATTCCTATCAAATAAAAACAG GCTGCTGAATTTTAAAGAAGAGGAGGTCGAGGTCAAAACAAGATATGCTCGTTCAAAAAAAAGATCCCTTCCTGAAAAAATGGACATTGATCATTCCGAAGATACATCTGAAAGTTCTGCTAATCTTGATGAAGAAGTCAGTGTATATGAGGAACTTTTCACTGCTGTTATGACAGCTACAGATTCGGATAACAAACCGTTACATACAGTATTTCAACTTCTACCTTCGAAAAAGAAATACCCTGAATATTACGAACATATAGATAACCCAATAGATCTGAAGATGATCGCCCAAATGATCCAGAACAACGATTATTTAAATCTGGGCGAATTGGAGAAAGATTTGATTTTGATGACAAATAATGCATGTCTCTTCAATGAACCCGGTTCCCAAATTTACAAGAACGCTAAGGCATTGAAAAAG ATCATACAAAGTAAAAAGATCGAAGTGGAACATGCAAAATCTGCCACAGGAAAAAGTAGTGAACGGATCAGAAATAAACGTCTTCGTGGCAGCACCTGTCTTTCTGCAGTGACAGCAGCTCTGAGAGACGAAGAATCTGATACAGAAATGGAACCTGAGGAATCCTTAGAGGACGAG CAAGCAAGAGACCCTgccgatgcagaaaaccctcaGTGGATCCTCTTCGACACTATCAAGAATGCCACAAATAACACAGGTCAAAATATGAGTGAACCATTTTGGAAGTTGCCCAGTAAAAGGTTCTATGCCGATTATTACAAAGAAATAAAGAATCCTTTATCTTTGACCCAAATCAGAAAGAAGTTGCAAAATAAGCAATATGGAACTTTGAGCGAAGTAGCTGGAGACATGACTATCATGTTTGAGAACGCCAAAAAGTACAATGTTCCAAGTTCGAAGCTGTATAAG GATGCAGTAAAACTACAAAAGATCATGCAGGGCAAAGTACAAGAACTACTTGATATAAATCAGGTAAAAACCCGAGTCACTAACAAAACCCTCAAG gaTACAGACAGTGAGATTGAAAGTGAAGAGAAAACCAGAAGAAAGCCTGGTCCTAAGCCTAAGAACCCGCCACCTGTCATTACCCCCACCAGGGGAAGACTACCTAAAGATACTCTTCCTCTAAAAAAGAAGCTTCACGCTATCGCCAAACATCTGCTGGATTTCTCT TGTGAAGATGGCAGACAACCGATGCTCGGTTTCATGGAAAAACCATCGAAGAAATTGTATCCGGATTATTACGAAGTGATCCAGGAACCCATAGATTACATGGAGATCGAATCAAAGATAAAGGCCGATCAGTATAGTTCGGAATCTGATCTGGTGAAAGACTTCAAGTTGATGTTTGCAAACTGTCGCCAGTACAACGAGGAAAATTCACCCATCTATGAAGATTCGAATATTCTGGAGAAGTATCTTTTGGACAAGGTGGCTCAGACAGTTATCGTTACTCCAGAGAAGAAGGAGAAGGCTGTAGTCAAGAC GGTACGACCAAGAAAAATCAATCCTCCAATCGACAAGAATTTGAGGATGTTGTATGATACAATAAGGGATTATAGGGAACCCAAGGCTAATAGACAGCTTGCTttgattttcatgaaattgcCGTCTAAAAAT GATTACCCCGATTACTACGAGGTGATCAAGAACCCGATGGACATGGAGAAGATAGCGCAAAAGCTGAAGACTAGCTGTTACGATTCCGTGGACGATCTGGCCTCTGATTTCATCCTCACGTTCGACAACGCCTGTAAGTACAACGAACCTGACTCGCAGATCTACAAGGACGCGTTGGTCCTTCAGCGGGTGTGCCTCCAAACCAAGCTGCAGCTGAAGGAGAGCGATGAAAATGTACCCGACGTTCAAGCCGCAGTCAACGACATCCTCCTCAACCTGTTCACGAACGTTTACAACCACCAGGATGTTGACGAGAGGTGCTACTCTGATTCCTTGGCGGAGCTGCCAGAACACGATGAAATAGACGGGAAAAA AGTACGCGCCCTCTCGATGGACCTGATAAAGAGACGGCTGGACAAGGGACTGTACAAGAGGCTGGACGTCTTCCAGGACGACTTCTTCGCCTGTCTAGACCGAGCGCGGAGGCTCTCAAGAACCGACTCCCAGGTGTTCGAGGATTCGGTCGAGATGCAGAGCTTCTTCATCAAGCAGAGGGACGAGCTGTGCAAGCACGGCGAGCTGCTGCAGTCCACGGCCTTGAACTACACCCTGGCGGATCTGACGTCCGCCGTCGAGGCGCTGAAGCAGAGCAAGCTGCTCCAGGAGTCGCTGGAAGAGGAGACGGAGACCAGAAGCTCGGACGATTCGATAATAAAGGAGACCACGAACATGAGCATGGGGGAGTCCATGACGTGCAACCAGCAGACGTACAAGGTTGGGGAGTTTGTCTACATGGAATCCAAGGAGAAAG GCTGCGAACCCCATATTTTACTAATCGAGAGGCTGTGGAGCAATAACGGTCAACAGATGTTGTATGGGAACTTTTATCTGAGACCAGCAGAAACATATCATCTGACCACTAGGAAGTTTTTGGAGAAGGAGGTGTTCAAATCTGATTGTCATGTGGCAACGCCCTTGGAAGACGTTAAAGATAGATGTTGTGTATTGAGTGTCAAACAGTATTTCACCATGAAACCAGAAG GTTACGAAGAGAAGGACATCTACGTTTGCGAATCCAGATACTCCACTAAAGCGAGATGCTTCAAGAAGATCAAAATATTCCCGGAGAATCCCAACTTAAAACTGGTCCCTAGGGAAGTGCCTCTGGAACCTAAAAGGGTCGTTTCCGTGTTCAGAGAAAGAGTTGAGAAACACAAGGACGAATTGGCCGAATTACAAGAACAGGAAAGGCTAATCGAAAAGGAGAAACCT AATGTGGTGACCTTCGCCGATGTGGAGATGGATAACGGAAACACCTACTACGAACAGTATAACACAGTGTGCAGCGGTGTGGTGAAGACTGGTGACTTCGTTTATGTGGCTGCTGACGGTGGCAAACAGATGATAGCTCAGATTTGCAGTATTTGGGATACGCCAGA CGGCAAGTGCTACTTCCGCGGCCCCTGGTTCGTCACCCCCTCGGAGATACCCCACCATCCGAGCAAGACCTTCTACAAGCAGGAGATGTTCCTCTCCTCCATGGAGGACACCCACCCCATCGTGGGCATAGTGGGCCGTTGCTCGGTCCTCGACTACAACGACTACATCTCCTGCCGGCCGACGGAGATACCGGAAAACGACGTCTTCGTCTGCACCTCCATCTACGACGAGATGACCAGGCAGACGCGGAAGCTGCTAGCCGACGGCCTGAAGAAGGTGGCGCACAGCCCCCAGGTGACGGAGGACGAGGTGTACTACTTCACGCGCATCATAAGCCCGCCCCGAGCGACGGCGGTGGCCACGCCCACCATCGTGGAGACGGTCAAACCGGCGGTCACGCCCATGGAGGTGGATCCGATGACGCCCCAGCAGGTGACAAAGCTGACAGACATGGACATCCTGATCGAGGACTCGATGGACGGCGGACCGCCATCGGTTGGGTCTGGCGAGATGGCGCCAGCGACGCCGGTGTCTAGCAGCGTGACGGCAACACCGCTGACGTCGAAGAAG AAACCCCAGAAGAACAAGGTGGTAACCGGCTACATCCTCTACTCGAGAGAGTACAGAAAGCAGATCGTGCAGAACAACCCAGAGTCTAAGTTCGGCGAGATCAGTCGCATAGTGGGCGTGGAATGGAGATCTTTGCCCGCCCACGAGAAGCAGATGTGGGAGGAGAAAGCTTCCAAGATGAACGAGGAGACCAAGGCCAATCTGCTGCTGGAAGAACAGTGCGCCAGTCCTGCTGCATCTCCTGCTCCTGCTCCGCCTAACCCAGACATG GTGTACGAGTGCCAATGGGACAAATGCGACTTCCAGTTCGAGGAATTGTCCGACTGTCTGGAACACTGCGTGAAGGACAGGGAGAGCCAGGGCCACGTGCAGGCCTACTTCCAGGCCAACCCCGATGCCGAGCTGCAGTGCCAGTGGAAGACCTGCCTGAGGCACAACAAGAAGAACCTGCAACCTTTTCCAAATCTAGCACGTCTAGTGCGACACGTCAGGGACATGCACATCAACAAAGGCAACGGAAGGGTGGTGCCACCTAGCGAGAGAAGCAA